The following proteins come from a genomic window of Alosa alosa isolate M-15738 ecotype Scorff River chromosome 2, AALO_Geno_1.1, whole genome shotgun sequence:
- the LOC125291127 gene encoding histone H2A, which produces MSGRGKTGGKARAKAKSRSSRAGLQFPVGRVHRLLRKGNYAERVGAGAPVYLAAVLEYLTAEILELAGNAARDNKKTRIIPRHLQLAVRNDEELNKLLGGVTIAQGGVLPNIQAVLLPKKTEKPAKSK; this is translated from the coding sequence ATGTCCGGGAGAGGCAAAACAGGAGGGAAAGCGCGCGCTAAGGCTAAATCACGGTCGTCAAGAGCTGGTTTACAGTTCCCTGTAGGACGAGTTCACAGACTTCTTCGCAAGGGTAACTACGCCGAACGCGTTGGCGCTGGAGCTCCAGTATATCTGGCAGCTGTACTGGAATATCTGACAGCTGAGATCCTGGAATTGGCAGGCAACGCCGCCAGAGACAACAAGAAAACAAGAATCATTCCGCGCCACCTGCAACTAGCTGTGCGCAACGACGAAGAACTTAACAAACTCCTTGGTGGTGTGACCATTGCTCAAGGAGGAGTACTGCCAAATATCCAGGCCGTGCTTTTGCCTAAGAAAACGGAGAAGCCAGCAAAAAGCAAATGA
- the LOC125291128 gene encoding LOW QUALITY PROTEIN: histone H2B 3 (The sequence of the model RefSeq protein was modified relative to this genomic sequence to represent the inferred CDS: substituted 1 base at 1 genomic stop codon) — MPDPAKSAPAPKKGSKKAVTKTQKKGDKKRRKTRKESYAIYVYKVLKQVHPDTGXHISSKAMGIMNYFVNDIFERIAGEASRLAHYNKRSTITSREIQTPVRLLLPGELARHTVSEGTKAVTKYTSSK; from the coding sequence ATGCCAGATCCAGCAAAGTCCGCACCTGCCCCCAAAAAGGGATCCAAAAAGGCCGTTACCAAGACACAGAAGAAGGGAGATAAGAAGCGCCGCAAAACAAGGAAAGAGAGCTATGCAATATATGTGTATAAAGTGTTAAAGCAGGTCCATCCAGATACCGGATAACACATCTCCTCCAAAGCAATGGGCATAATGAATTATTTTGTTAATGACATCTTCGAGCGAATTGCTGGCGAAGCGTCACGTCTTGCCCACTACAACAAGCGCTCGACAATCACATCCAGAGAAATTCAGACTCCTGTGCGCTTGCTTCTGCCCGGGGAGTTGGCCAGGCACACCGTTTCCGAAGGTACCAAAGCCGTGACGAAGTACACAAGCTCCAAGTGA